One window from the genome of Cyprinus carpio isolate SPL01 chromosome B1, ASM1834038v1, whole genome shotgun sequence encodes:
- the LOC122135806 gene encoding stonustoxin subunit beta-like — MESVSGSNQEYKNIDACDLTLDPNTAHTQLILSEENRKVTHVREHQSYPDHPDRFENHEQVLCRERLDGICYWEVEWEVWARIAVAYKGISRKEGTMCNFGDSEKSWCLFCTGDVFVVWHNNISKNIPTHLPQTNRIGVFLDWPAGTLSFYSVSDTHTLTHLHTFNTTFTEPLYAGFKVFESSLTLCQIKQQTHN; from the exons ATGGAGAGTGTTTCAGGATCAAACCAGGAATACAAAAATATAG ATGCgtgtgatctcacactggatccaaacacagcacacactcaactgattctgtctgaggagaacagaaaggtAACACATGTGAGGGAGCATCAGtcatatcctgatcatccagacagatttgagaACCATGAGCAGGTTCTGTGTAGAGAAAGACTGGATGGAATCTGTTACTGGGAGGTTGAATGGGAAGTTTGGGCTCGTATTGCAGTGGCCTATAAAGGAATCAGCAGGAAAGAAGGGACTATGTGTAACTTTGGAGACAGTGAAAAATCCTGGTGCCTTTTCTGCACTGGTGATGTTTTTGTTGTCTGGCACAACAATATAAGCAAAAACATACCAACTCATTTACCACAAACTAATAGAATAGGTGTCTTTCTGGACTGGCCGGCCggcactctgtccttctacagcgtctctgacacacacacactcacacatttacacacattcaacaccacattcactgaacctcTCTATGCAGGGTTTAAGGTTTTTGAGTCCTCACTAACTCTGTGTCAGATTAAACAACAGACACACAATTGA